ATTCCCTTAGCCAGGAGCAGCTACGCGAGCCAACACGCAATGCAAAGCTCGGAGCGCGTTACCTCCGTCAATTGCTGGGGCAATGGCAGGGCAACATTGTGCTGGCCGTTGCCAGCTACAACGCTGGGCCCGGCGCCGCCAGTCGGTGGGTGACCCCCGATCTGAAGCAAGATCCAGAGTTATGGGTGGAGCGCATCCCCTACCCAGAAACGCGTCTTTACACCAAAAAAGTCCTAGGAAATCTCTGGGCCTATCTCGGATCAGGTAGCGACCACTGCGACAGCTGAAGCCAGCGGGTTCGGCAAATCCTGACCTAACCAAATGCCCACCAGCACCACCGCCGCCAACCAAAAAGCCATGACTTGAGGCGGAGGCACCACCTTGATCCGGGTGAGGTCCAACCGGGCCAGCAAGGTGGCAGACGCCAAGATCAGCACATCGGAAAGCAGGCTCAGACTGAGCAAATAAAGGCCCACCATGATCACAAGCAGGAGGGTCGCGATCAGGCTGAGCACGCGGCTGGAGGCCATCAGCATCGACAGCTGACGCAGGAGAAGATCTGGCATCGTGCAGATCAGCACAATCACGAGCGATTGCAACACCTCCACCGTCCAGAACAAGCTGGGCGGCACTTTCTGCAGAGCAATCAAATGCTCGCTCTCAATCGACCAGTGATGACCAAGAAAAATGGCCACACCAAACAGCACAAGCAGCAGGGGAGCCCGCAGTGGCAGTGAGAGAAAACGAAAAAGAGACATCAGCATGCAGCCAACGGTCGACTGATGAAATCAGCTGGAAATGAAATCAGCGAGAAAGCTGATCACAACAACGGTATTGGCTTTCAGACGCTAGCAACAGCGCACCCATCAGCCTGCCAAAGTGAAGGCACACCACTCTTCCCGGCATGACCGGCAGTTCCGCCCCCGCCACCTTGAGCCCCTTGCAAAAGGGGTTGCTGCTCATCACGGCACTGGTCCTCGCCGCTGGATTATTTCTGCTGCGCAATGGTCTCAACCAGGAAGCCCCTCTCGACCAGCTAGCCAGGCAATCCCTCGATCCGGAGATCGCTCTCAACAACTCTCGGCCCACCGTGCTGGAGTTTTACGCCGATTGGTGTGAGGCCTGCCAAGCGATGGCGCCAGCGATGCTTCAGACGGAACAAAAACACGCCGATCAGTTGGATGTGGTTTTGGTGAATATCGATAATCCACGCTGGCTCGATTTGATCAACCTGTATGACGTCACAGGGATTCCACAGCTCAATTTATTTTCAGCCGACGCTGTGATGCGCGGCCGTTCGCTTGGGGCGCGAACAGCAGACGAGTTGGAAGCATTGGCGGTTGCCTTGATCGACAATTCGCCGTTGCCTGCGCTGGCTGGCGTTGGTTCCACCAGCAGCGTGCCCCCTGCGGAGACGGTTTCAAGCCCAGGCCCCCGCAGCCACAGCTAGACAAAGCATGAACAGTTCATCGCAGACGACCCCCATGGACTCTCGTTTTCGAGTTGACCTGATCGCCGCAACCCCGAATCCGCAACAGTGCGTGTACGTGGGAATGCACCAGGACTACAGCGAGGGCTTTGTGGCAGCCGATCGCGCGCAATGGCCCGATGAAACCAAAGCTGGCGAAATTTGCGTCAAACGCCTCCTGGCTGGAGAGCGGGGCCATTACGGACCGATGGAGCATGCCCAGATTGTGCTGAACGTGGGCTGGTTTCCCCATTCCGTGATGCAACAGGCACGAACGCACCGGGTGGGCGTCAGTTTTGATGTTCAATCCATGCGTTACACAGGCGATCGCATCTGCAGGGCTGCCCTCGGAGAACTCGATCTCGAAGAAGTGTTTTATTTGCGCCCCGTCGGCGAGTACAGCGACCGAAAAGGCAAAAAATATCTCTACAGCGAAGCTGAGCGGCAAAAAGATTTAAACCACTGCAAAATCAGTGCCGCTCGCTATCAGG
This Synechococcus sp. WH 8016 DNA region includes the following protein-coding sequences:
- a CDS encoding thioredoxin domain-containing protein: MTGSSAPATLSPLQKGLLLITALVLAAGLFLLRNGLNQEAPLDQLARQSLDPEIALNNSRPTVLEFYADWCEACQAMAPAMLQTEQKHADQLDVVLVNIDNPRWLDLINLYDVTGIPQLNLFSADAVMRGRSLGARTADELEALAVALIDNSPLPALAGVGSTSSVPPAETVSSPGPRSHS
- the thyX gene encoding FAD-dependent thymidylate synthase is translated as MDSRFRVDLIAATPNPQQCVYVGMHQDYSEGFVAADRAQWPDETKAGEICVKRLLAGERGHYGPMEHAQIVLNVGWFPHSVMQQARTHRVGVSFDVQSMRYTGDRICRAALGELDLEEVFYLRPVGEYSDRKGKKYLYSEAERQKDLNHCKISAARYQELLQAGFAEEHARGILPFDYRQHFVVSFTLRAFLHFMDLRAKLDAQQEIRELCDLMWPHLKAWTPEFADWYEKTRLHKARLAP